The Lentzea guizhouensis genome contains a region encoding:
- a CDS encoding glycosyltransferase family 4 protein yields the protein MHFVLPADVADPGSPSGGNVYDLRVGGGLHQIAVAGDWPRPSDAGALRQALAGIPDGEVVLLDGLVSCGVPEVVVPHARRLKLAVLVHLPLADETGLDPVTAHELDVAERQVLHAAAAVIATSPTAAHGIKTRHGLKHVHVVVPGTDPAPQATGTDGRTNLLCVASITPRKGQDVLVRALQRTNHDWRLTCVGPHSPFLREIPRDDRVSFPGPLVGEALTSAYVNADLFVLASRNETYGMVVTEALAHGLPVIASSVPDALQDGGLLLPPADENAFEAALTRWFEDRRFRAALRVRAARRRATLSTWDESTQDLRRALASLPP from the coding sequence GTGCACTTCGTACTGCCGGCTGACGTCGCCGATCCGGGCAGTCCCAGCGGCGGCAACGTCTACGACCTCAGGGTCGGCGGTGGTCTGCACCAGATCGCCGTCGCTGGTGACTGGCCGCGACCGAGCGATGCCGGAGCGCTGCGGCAAGCGCTTGCGGGAATTCCGGACGGGGAGGTGGTGCTCCTCGACGGGCTGGTGAGCTGTGGTGTGCCCGAAGTGGTCGTGCCGCACGCACGGCGGTTGAAGCTCGCCGTACTCGTGCACCTGCCGTTGGCCGATGAGACCGGTCTCGATCCCGTGACCGCGCACGAGCTCGACGTCGCAGAACGGCAGGTGCTGCACGCCGCGGCAGCTGTCATCGCGACCAGTCCGACGGCGGCGCACGGCATCAAGACCAGGCACGGGCTGAAGCACGTCCACGTCGTCGTACCGGGCACGGACCCAGCGCCGCAGGCCACCGGCACGGACGGCAGGACGAACCTCCTCTGCGTCGCGTCCATCACACCGCGCAAAGGCCAGGACGTGCTGGTCAGAGCACTACAGCGAACGAACCACGACTGGCGGCTGACGTGCGTGGGCCCGCACAGCCCGTTCCTGCGCGAGATCCCGCGAGACGACCGCGTCAGCTTCCCCGGACCACTCGTCGGCGAGGCCCTGACCAGCGCTTACGTCAACGCCGACCTGTTCGTGCTGGCGAGCAGGAACGAGACCTACGGCATGGTCGTCACCGAAGCCCTCGCGCACGGTCTGCCGGTCATCGCGAGCTCCGTCCCGGACGCGCTCCAGGACGGGGGCCTGCTCCTCCCGCCGGCCGACGAAAACGCGTTCGAAGCTGCACTGACACGGTGGTTCGAAGATCGGCGTTTCCGTGCCGCGCTCCGGGTCAGAGCGGCGCGCCGACGGGCCACTTTGTCCACTTGGGACGAATCCACACAGGACCTGCGAAGGGCGCTGGCTAGTCTGCCGCCATGA
- the ribA gene encoding GTP cyclohydrolase II — translation MTRGPEMFEQAFNEEDVAESDLVTRRGTFRAIAFRADGHEHMALVYGKTKLRENVLVRIHSECMTGDIFGAMRCECGEQLDAALNTIIREGSGVLVYLRGHEGRGIGLVAKVRTHVLQDAGMDTLDSATSLGLPVDVRDYSPAARVLRHLRVQSVRLMSNNPDKIAALEDNGIPVTARVPLLMPPNPHNIAYLTAKRDRLGHDLPQVDTFTLPHAR, via the coding sequence GTGACGAGGGGACCCGAGATGTTCGAACAGGCCTTCAACGAAGAAGACGTGGCGGAGTCCGACCTGGTGACCCGCCGTGGCACCTTCCGCGCAATCGCCTTCCGCGCGGACGGCCACGAACACATGGCACTCGTCTACGGCAAGACGAAGCTGCGCGAGAACGTCCTCGTCCGCATCCACTCCGAGTGCATGACCGGCGACATCTTCGGCGCCATGCGCTGCGAATGCGGCGAGCAACTCGACGCCGCCCTGAACACCATCATCCGCGAGGGCAGCGGCGTGCTCGTCTACCTGCGCGGCCATGAAGGCCGAGGCATCGGTTTGGTGGCAAAGGTCCGCACCCACGTCCTGCAGGACGCCGGCATGGACACCCTCGACTCGGCCACCTCCCTGGGCCTGCCGGTCGACGTCCGCGACTACTCCCCCGCCGCGCGCGTGCTCCGGCACCTGCGCGTCCAGTCCGTGCGCCTGATGTCCAACAACCCGGACAAGATCGCGGCCCTGGAGGACAACGGCATCCCGGTCACCGCACGGGTGCCGCTGCTGATGCCGCCGAACCCGCACAACATCGCGTACCTGACGGCGAAGAGGGACCGGCTGGGGCACGACCTGCCGCAGGTGGACACGTTCACGCTGCCGCACGCCCGCTGA
- a CDS encoding 6-pyruvoyl trahydropterin synthase family protein, giving the protein MFSITVRDHVMIAHSFRGEVFGPAQRLHGATFVVDATFKRAELDQDNIVVDIGLATQELGKVLAAFNYRNLDEEPQFAGINTSTEWLAKHIADQLADAIVAGALGEGAHGIDGITVTLHESHVAWASYERALRTAG; this is encoded by the coding sequence CTGTTCAGCATCACCGTTCGCGATCACGTGATGATCGCCCACAGTTTCCGCGGCGAGGTCTTCGGTCCGGCACAACGTCTGCATGGTGCAACGTTCGTGGTGGACGCAACGTTCAAACGGGCTGAGCTCGACCAGGACAACATCGTCGTCGACATCGGACTGGCCACGCAGGAGCTGGGCAAGGTCCTGGCCGCGTTCAACTACCGCAACCTCGACGAAGAACCGCAGTTCGCGGGCATCAACACGTCGACGGAGTGGCTCGCCAAGCACATCGCCGACCAGCTCGCGGACGCCATCGTGGCGGGGGCTCTCGGTGAGGGCGCTCACGGCATCGATGGGATCACCGTCACACTTCATGAGTCGCATGTGGCGTGGGCCAGCTACGAACGTGCACTTCGTACTGCCGGCTGA